A genome region from Arachidicoccus soli includes the following:
- the rplV gene encoding 50S ribosomal protein L22, which translates to MEAVAKLKNYPTGPRKMRLLADVIRGLDVEKSISILEFHPQHNAKPLAKLLRSAIANWEQKNNGESAADANLVVKTIFVDGGRSIKRMRPAPQGRGHKIRKRSNHVTIIVDKKA; encoded by the coding sequence ATGGAAGCAGTAGCTAAATTAAAGAATTATCCTACAGGGCCGCGCAAGATGCGTTTGTTAGCCGATGTAATTCGCGGATTAGATGTTGAAAAATCAATTTCTATTTTAGAATTTCATCCTCAACACAACGCAAAGCCTTTGGCTAAATTGTTGAGAAGCGCCATTGCCAACTGGGAACAAAAAAATAATGGAGAAAGCGCAGCAGATGCAAACTTAGTTGTAAAAACTATTTTTGTTGATGGTGGTCGTTCTATTAAAAGAATGCGCCCGGCGCCACAAGGACGTGGACATAAGATTCGTAAACGTAGCAATCACGTTACAATAATTGTAGATAAAAAGGCTTAA
- the rplN gene encoding 50S ribosomal protein L14 has protein sequence MIQQESRLRVADNSGAKEVLCIRVLGNSGQDYAKIGDKIVVTVKDAIPAGNIKKGTVSKAVIVRTTNKLRRKDGSYIRFDDNAVVLLNNADEPRGTRIFGPVARELRDKGHMKIISLAPEVL, from the coding sequence ATGATTCAGCAAGAAAGTAGGCTACGTGTAGCTGATAATAGTGGAGCAAAAGAAGTACTTTGTATTCGTGTACTTGGCAACTCCGGACAAGATTATGCAAAAATTGGTGACAAGATCGTTGTTACCGTTAAAGATGCTATCCCTGCCGGTAATATTAAAAAAGGTACCGTTTCTAAAGCAGTTATTGTACGCACAACTAATAAGTTACGTCGTAAAGATGGTTCTTATATCCGTTTTGATGATAACGCAGTTGTGTTATTAAATAACGCTGATGAGCCAAGAGGTACACGTATATTTGGACCCGTTGCTCGTGAATTGCGCGATAAAGGACATATGAAAATTATTTCCTTAGCACCCGAAGTTCTTTAA
- the rplB gene encoding 50S ribosomal protein L2: MALKKYRPMTAGTRWRIGNAYAEITTNEPEKSLLEKKHSKAGRNFQGRQVMRYKGGGHRKHYRIIDFKRDKVNIEAKVVSIEYDPNRTAFIALLQYADGEKRYIIAPQGLQVGATVMSGDAVAPELGNALKMRNMPLGTTIHNIELQPKQGAKMARSAGTSAQLSNKEEKYAILKMPSGELRKVLIDGYATVGVVSNSDHNLLSVGKAGANRWKGIRPRTRGVAMNPVDHPMGGGEGRASGGHPRSRTGKYAKGEITRKKKGSDKLIIQRSNGKKLSNK, translated from the coding sequence ATGGCATTAAAAAAATATAGACCAATGACGGCGGGTACACGCTGGAGAATTGGAAATGCATACGCAGAAATTACGACTAACGAACCTGAAAAAAGTTTGTTAGAAAAGAAACACAGCAAGGCAGGACGTAACTTCCAAGGTCGTCAGGTAATGCGTTATAAAGGTGGTGGACACAGAAAACATTACCGTATCATTGATTTTAAAAGAGATAAAGTAAATATAGAAGCTAAAGTTGTTTCTATCGAATACGATCCAAACCGTACTGCATTTATTGCTTTGTTGCAATATGCTGATGGTGAAAAAAGATATATTATTGCCCCGCAAGGTTTGCAAGTAGGCGCTACAGTAATGTCTGGAGATGCCGTTGCTCCTGAATTAGGCAATGCATTGAAAATGCGCAATATGCCTTTAGGTACTACAATTCATAATATTGAATTGCAACCTAAACAAGGTGCAAAAATGGCGCGTAGCGCAGGTACTTCCGCTCAATTGAGTAACAAAGAAGAAAAATATGCTATCTTAAAAATGCCTTCTGGTGAATTAAGAAAAGTATTGATTGATGGTTATGCAACTGTAGGTGTTGTTTCAAACAGCGACCACAATTTGCTAAGCGTTGGTAAAGCAGGTGCTAATCGTTGGAAAGGTATTCGCCCTCGCACAAGAGGTGTTGCGATGAACCCGGTAGATCACCCGATGGGTGGTGGTGAAGGTCGCGCTTCTGGTGGACATCCACGTTCTCGTACTGGTAAATATGCGAAAGGTGAAATTACCCGTAAGAAAAAAGGCTCTGACAAATTAATCATTCAGAGAAGCAACGGTAAAAAATTATCTAACAAGTAA
- the rplC gene encoding 50S ribosomal protein L3, which translates to MKGIIGKKIGMTSIYGPEGKQIAVTIIEATPNVVTQIKNQETDGYSALQLAIGDKKEKNATKAAINHFAKANTSAKKIVKEFRDYSIEKNIGETISVDIFTEGEIVDVVGTTKGKGFQGVVKRHGFAGVGEQSHGQHDRSRAPGSIGGSSYPSRVFKGMRMAGRMGNDRVKLKGLKVVKIFAEKNYILISGSIPGHIGSTVFIQK; encoded by the coding sequence ATGAAAGGAATTATTGGAAAAAAAATTGGGATGACCAGCATCTACGGCCCAGAAGGCAAACAGATTGCTGTAACCATCATTGAAGCGACACCAAATGTTGTAACGCAAATCAAAAATCAGGAAACTGACGGATACAGCGCGCTTCAGCTTGCTATTGGCGATAAGAAAGAAAAAAACGCCACTAAAGCAGCTATCAATCACTTCGCAAAGGCCAACACTTCGGCTAAGAAAATTGTAAAAGAATTTCGCGATTACTCAATCGAAAAAAATATTGGAGAAACCATATCTGTAGATATTTTCACGGAAGGTGAAATTGTTGATGTTGTGGGTACTACAAAAGGTAAAGGATTTCAAGGTGTGGTAAAACGCCATGGTTTTGCTGGTGTGGGTGAACAATCTCACGGTCAGCATGACCGTTCTCGTGCACCTGGATCAATCGGTGGTTCTTCTTATCCTTCAAGAGTATTTAAAGGAATGAGAATGGCTGGCCGTATGGGTAACGACCGTGTAAAATTGAAAGGCTTGAAAGTGGTTAAAATTTTTGCAGAGAAGAATTATATCCTTATCAGCGGTTCGATTCCCGGTCATATTGGCTCAACCGTTTTCATCCAAAAATAA
- the rplX gene encoding 50S ribosomal protein L24 yields MINRFKPKYNIKKGDKVVIIAGDDKDLKKPRVVLQVITDKGRVVVEGANIVTKHTKPSATNTKGGIVKVEAPIHISNVQLWDAKAGGPAKIKRTRENGKLIRISKKSGEAIK; encoded by the coding sequence ATGATTAATAGATTTAAACCCAAATACAATATCAAAAAAGGCGACAAAGTTGTCATCATTGCCGGTGACGATAAAGATCTTAAAAAGCCTCGTGTGGTATTGCAAGTAATTACCGATAAAGGTCGTGTAGTGGTAGAAGGTGCAAATATTGTAACCAAACACACAAAACCATCGGCTACGAATACCAAAGGTGGTATTGTAAAAGTAGAAGCTCCAATTCACATTAGTAATGTGCAATTATGGGATGCTAAAGCTGGCGGGCCTGCGAAAATTAAACGCACTCGTGAAAATGGTAAACTAATTCGTATTTCAAAAAAATCCGGGGAGGCAATTAAATAA
- the rpsS gene encoding 30S ribosomal protein S19: protein MGRSIKKGPYVDAKLEEKVLAITEGKAKKAVVKTWSRRSTITPDFVGQTFAVHNGNKFIPVYVTEFMVGHKLGEFAPTRNFRGHSGSKK from the coding sequence ATGGGTCGTTCAATTAAAAAAGGTCCTTATGTAGATGCTAAGCTTGAAGAAAAAGTTTTAGCTATCACGGAAGGAAAAGCAAAAAAAGCAGTTGTAAAAACTTGGAGCCGTCGCTCAACTATTACACCGGATTTTGTAGGACAAACATTTGCAGTACACAATGGGAACAAATTTATCCCTGTATATGTAACTGAGTTTATGGTGGGTCATAAGTTAGGTGAGTTTGCACCAACAAGAAACTTTAGAGGTCACTCAGGCAGCAAAAAATAA
- the rplP gene encoding 50S ribosomal protein L16, producing the protein MLQPKRAKHRKAQKGRIRNVAKRGTTISFGSFALKAVEPIWLNNRQIEAARQAMTRAMKREGNVWIRIFPDKPITKKPAEVRMGKGKGNPEYWAAVVEPGRIIFECDGVTPEVAQNAMKLAAAKLPIATKFVSRRDL; encoded by the coding sequence ATGTTACAGCCAAAAAGAGCAAAACACAGGAAAGCACAGAAAGGACGCATCAGAAATGTAGCGAAAAGAGGAACAACTATATCTTTTGGATCTTTTGCCCTAAAAGCAGTAGAACCCATTTGGTTAAATAACCGTCAGATTGAAGCTGCACGTCAAGCAATGACGCGTGCAATGAAACGTGAAGGTAATGTTTGGATTAGAATATTCCCTGATAAACCCATTACTAAAAAGCCTGCTGAAGTGCGTATGGGTAAAGGTAAAGGTAACCCGGAATATTGGGCAGCAGTTGTAGAACCAGGACGCATTATTTTTGAATGTGATGGTGTTACACCGGAAGTAGCGCAAAACGCAATGAAATTAGCCGCAGCTAAATTGCCTATTGCAACAAAATTTGTGTCTCGTAGAGATTTATAA
- the rpsJ gene encoding 30S ribosomal protein S10, translated as MSQRIRIKLQSYDHNLVDKSAEKIVKTVRGTGAVVTGPIPLPTHKRIFTVLRSPHVNKKSREQFQLATHKRLLDIYTSSSRTVDALSKLDLPSGVEVEIKA; from the coding sequence ATGTCGCAACGCATCAGAATAAAATTACAATCTTACGATCATAACTTAGTAGATAAATCTGCTGAGAAGATAGTTAAAACAGTACGTGGAACTGGAGCAGTGGTTACTGGCCCAATTCCTTTGCCAACTCACAAAAGAATTTTCACCGTTTTACGTTCACCACATGTGAATAAGAAAAGCCGTGAGCAATTCCAATTGGCTACGCATAAACGCTTATTGGATATCTATACTTCTTCTTCAAGAACTGTAGATGCTTTAAGTAAATTGGATTTACCTTCTGGCGTTGAAGTAGAAATCAAGGCATAA
- the rplD gene encoding 50S ribosomal protein L4 produces the protein MQLEVLNTTGKTTGRSIEMPDEIFGVEPNDHVIYLAVKQHLASQRQGTHKVKTRAEVQGASRKLHKQKGTGGSRKGNIRNPLYKGGGTIFGPKPHAYTIKLNRKVKDLAKISALSHKAKDGAIVVLEDLSYETPKTKQFVEVLKNINAAGKKVLFVLPDYNDNVYLSLRNLPRIGSTLLADINTYDVINADLVVFTENAAKILNEKEEAAA, from the coding sequence ATGCAATTAGAAGTTTTAAATACAACAGGAAAAACCACAGGGCGTTCAATAGAAATGCCTGACGAAATATTTGGTGTTGAACCAAACGATCACGTAATATATTTGGCTGTGAAACAACATCTTGCTTCACAACGCCAAGGTACGCATAAAGTAAAAACGCGTGCAGAAGTACAAGGTGCTAGTCGCAAATTACACAAACAAAAAGGTACCGGCGGTTCTCGTAAAGGGAACATTCGTAACCCTTTATATAAAGGAGGTGGTACTATTTTCGGACCAAAACCACACGCTTATACTATTAAGTTGAACAGAAAAGTGAAGGATTTGGCTAAAATAAGCGCGCTTTCTCACAAAGCTAAAGACGGTGCTATCGTTGTTTTGGAAGACTTGTCTTATGAAACACCAAAAACAAAGCAATTTGTTGAAGTGTTGAAAAACATTAATGCAGCCGGTAAAAAAGTTTTATTTGTTTTACCAGACTACAACGACAATGTTTATTTGAGCTTAAGAAACTTGCCAAGAATAGGAAGCACTTTGTTAGCGGATATTAATACTTATGATGTAATTAATGCAGACCTAGTTGTTTTCACAGAAAATGCGGCAAAAATTTTAAACGAGAAAGAAGAAGCAGCTGCTTAA
- the rpsQ gene encoding 30S ribosomal protein S17, which produces MTERNLRKSRVGIVSSNKMTKTITVAVERKVKHPMYGKFVKKTTKFHAHDEKNEAAIGDIVKIMETRPLSKTKRWRLVEIVEKAK; this is translated from the coding sequence ATGACCGAAAGAAATTTGCGTAAATCAAGAGTAGGGATTGTAAGCAGCAACAAGATGACTAAAACAATCACTGTGGCTGTTGAAAGAAAAGTAAAGCACCCTATGTATGGTAAATTTGTGAAGAAAACTACCAAGTTTCACGCACATGACGAAAAGAATGAAGCTGCTATTGGCGATATCGTAAAGATTATGGAAACCCGCCCATTGAGCAAAACTAAACGTTGGCGTTTAGTGGAAATAGTTGAAAAAGCTAAATAA
- the rplW gene encoding 50S ribosomal protein L23 encodes MKLSEVLVKPILTEKANAQSEKLNKFTFRVNRRANKLEIKDAVEAFYGVTVKEVHTVVVPAKNKTRFTKAGYIQGQKPAYKKAYVTVAEGDSIDLYSSI; translated from the coding sequence ATGAAACTTAGCGAAGTTTTAGTGAAACCCATACTTACCGAAAAGGCAAACGCGCAAAGCGAAAAATTGAACAAATTTACCTTTCGCGTAAACCGCAGGGCAAACAAATTGGAAATAAAAGATGCAGTTGAAGCTTTTTATGGTGTAACTGTAAAAGAAGTGCATACTGTTGTAGTTCCGGCAAAAAACAAAACACGCTTTACAAAAGCAGGTTATATTCAAGGGCAAAAGCCAGCTTATAAAAAAGCTTATGTAACAGTTGCAGAGGGTGATTCAATCGATTTGTACTCTAGCATTTAG
- the rpmC gene encoding 50S ribosomal protein L29 yields the protein MPNKIVAFNKSLNSMSVEDLKARIQEDELRLKKMKFAHAISPLENPMSIRLFRKDIARIKTELQKRELA from the coding sequence ATGCCTAATAAAATAGTAGCATTTAATAAAAGCCTTAATTCAATGTCTGTAGAAGACTTGAAGGCACGCATTCAGGAAGATGAGCTTCGTTTAAAAAAAATGAAGTTTGCCCATGCTATTTCTCCTTTGGAAAATCCTATGAGCATTCGTCTTTTCAGAAAAGACATCGCACGCATTAAAACTGAATTACAAAAAAGAGAATTAGCGTAA
- the rplE gene encoding 50S ribosomal protein L5 yields the protein MSTQKYSPRLAEKYTKEVVPTLIKKFAYKTPMQAPKLEKICLNRGVNGAVSDKKLVEIAVDELTMISGQKAVTTFSKKDISNFKLRKGMPIGARVTLRGEKMYEFLDRLISVSLPRVRDFKGISDKAFDGRGNYTLGVTEQIIFPEIDIDKVNKITGLDITFVTSANSNDEAYELLKELGLPFKNIKKENN from the coding sequence ATGAGCACACAAAAATATTCGCCAAGATTGGCAGAAAAATATACGAAGGAAGTGGTTCCTACTCTAATTAAAAAGTTTGCTTACAAAACACCAATGCAAGCTCCTAAATTGGAAAAGATATGTTTGAACCGTGGTGTTAACGGTGCTGTTTCAGACAAAAAATTGGTTGAAATTGCAGTGGATGAACTAACCATGATTTCTGGACAAAAAGCAGTAACTACTTTTTCTAAGAAAGATATCTCTAACTTCAAATTGCGTAAAGGCATGCCGATTGGTGCACGTGTAACTTTGCGTGGTGAGAAAATGTATGAATTTTTAGATAGATTGATTTCTGTGTCTTTGCCACGTGTACGTGATTTCAAAGGTATTAGTGATAAAGCTTTTGATGGTCGTGGTAATTATACCTTAGGCGTTACAGAACAAATCATTTTTCCTGAAATTGATATCGACAAGGTAAATAAAATTACAGGTCTTGATATTACTTTCGTTACTTCGGCTAATTCAAATGACGAGGCTTACGAATTGTTGAAAGAGCTTGGATTGCCCTTCAAAAATATTAAAAAAGAAAACAATTAA
- the rpsC gene encoding 30S ribosomal protein S3, whose amino-acid sequence MGQKANPIGNRLGIIRGWDSNWYGNKKDYANRLIEDNKIRTYLTARINKGGIARIVIERTLGKLIVTIHTSKPGIIIGKGGGEVDRIKEELKKLTKKEDVQINILEIRRPEIDAAIIGDTIARQIENRINFKRAIKMAVASALRMGAEGIKVKASGRLNGAEIARSEEFKQGRIPLHTFRMDIDYASVFAQTVYGKIGLKVWVCKGEVLGKRDLNPNVLSGGDAKDRRPGGEHRGGDRDRGDRRGGGRPHGAGGDRRDRRN is encoded by the coding sequence ATGGGTCAAAAAGCAAATCCTATTGGTAACAGATTAGGAATCATCCGTGGATGGGACAGCAATTGGTATGGCAACAAAAAAGATTATGCCAACCGTTTGATTGAAGATAACAAAATCCGTACTTACCTTACAGCACGTATCAACAAAGGCGGCATCGCTAGAATTGTAATCGAGCGTACTTTGGGTAAGCTGATTGTTACCATTCATACTTCAAAACCAGGTATCATCATAGGTAAAGGTGGTGGAGAAGTTGATCGTATCAAAGAAGAATTGAAAAAATTGACGAAAAAAGAAGATGTTCAAATCAACATCTTAGAAATTCGCCGTCCGGAAATAGATGCAGCCATTATAGGTGACACTATTGCCCGTCAAATCGAAAATCGTATCAATTTCAAACGTGCTATTAAAATGGCTGTAGCTTCAGCGCTTCGTATGGGTGCAGAAGGTATCAAAGTTAAAGCAAGCGGTCGTTTGAATGGTGCTGAAATTGCACGTTCTGAAGAATTTAAACAAGGTCGTATTCCTTTGCATACTTTCCGTATGGATATTGACTATGCTAGTGTATTTGCGCAAACTGTATATGGTAAAATCGGTTTAAAAGTTTGGGTTTGTAAAGGTGAAGTTTTGGGTAAAAGAGATTTGAATCCAAACGTTTTGAGCGGTGGAGATGCAAAAGATAGAAGACCGGGTGGCGAACACCGCGGTGGTGATAGAGATCGTGGTGACAGAAGAGGCGGCGGAAGACCACATGGTGCTGGAGGAGATAGAAGAGATAGAAGAAACTAG
- a CDS encoding glycoside hydrolase family 2 TIM barrel-domain containing protein, giving the protein MNLKFVFLFNLLLAFSIQCLTAQTFKKDIYYHIVSNSGLALSSQQNAADNSPIRLEKEEKKALEQLWTIEPLGNGRFLISSPLSKKAIDNGNKISAEGNSLLFWAKDQYNSNQHWEIIKNMEGSYLIKDSKNTVLVFTPSENNELAQLPLKSGNANQQWTIKEIKGKFKIPVRIGKENWENETIFGINKLPPHSPYIPFPSIASLEKDSTFRMPWKNTQSAYYQSLNGLWKFNWVRKPSLRPVDFYKTNYDVSNWKEIPVPSNWEMEGYGTPIYTNFTHPFKNDPPFIEPQEGYTNEYETNPVGSYKRHFKIPENWNGKEIFLHFDGAYSAIYVWVNGRQVGYSQGANNGAEFDITKYVKKGDNDISVADYRWCDGSYIEDQDMFRLSGIHRNVYLFATPKLHVRDFFMHTDFEGEDYSHSILRIDASVKNDDKNNTASTLEIYIKNPSGENVLKMQQAVQGIRRGEEQQYTLKGVLSHPALWTAETPNLYTAEFILKDKKGNIMEALSSTFGARKIEFKNRRLYINGKRVFLKGVNRHDIDPKYGKAVPVSSMLKDVLLMKQHNINTIRTSHYPNDPRMYAMYDYFGLYVVAEADLEDHGNQSISFDKNWEAAFVDRNVRNVEEHKNHPSVIFWSMGNESGSGTNFKAVYKAIKAIDNSRFIHYEPYNELADMDSKMYPSVKDMIAEDQNGNDKPFFLCEYAHAMGNAIGNLDEYWDYIENKSQRMIGGCIWDWVDQGINKQGMPADYYYYGGDFGDKPTDYTFCINGITTPDRRVTAKMMQVKKSYQYIKFKQLTRYGHKIEISNKYAFLNLDQFKVQWVLLKDGDAIDSGYVNPGNVAPDGIFELNAPSDISLDRNSEYFLNIYCRLQKENRWANAGYIVAEEQFALSPKVTPSDKGSATSSMHFKMINETAKELRVNGEGFHINFDKRSGLLTSLVYGNKEMIYQHKGPIFNWYRSIDNDQRDSSKMNIHISSFAQHYSKDSGSIVVEEKLDVFLEKQKANYPYAITYTIYPSGTIDVNAKFETGDNYMPPRFGLRMELVPGMENVSWYGRGPFDNYPDRKTAALIGIYKNTVDGMASEHYVHAQSMGEREDVRWLEITDEHHKGIKIISQNHLGFEALHYTDEQLWGAVHDFALGSIRRPQTYLTLDCKQRGLGNASCGPGPLPKYEIPKNTTLSYAFRIEEVKQ; this is encoded by the coding sequence ATGAATTTAAAATTTGTTTTTCTCTTTAATCTATTGCTCGCTTTTTCTATACAATGCTTAACAGCACAGACATTTAAAAAAGATATATACTATCATATAGTTTCGAATAGTGGATTAGCACTTAGCAGCCAGCAAAATGCAGCAGACAATAGCCCTATTCGTCTTGAGAAGGAAGAAAAGAAAGCTTTGGAGCAGTTATGGACCATTGAACCTTTGGGGAATGGGCGTTTTTTGATTTCCAGCCCTTTGAGTAAAAAAGCTATTGACAATGGTAATAAGATAAGTGCAGAAGGAAATTCGTTGTTGTTTTGGGCCAAAGACCAATATAATAGTAATCAGCATTGGGAGATTATAAAAAACATGGAGGGCTCTTATCTGATAAAAGATTCCAAAAATACGGTTTTGGTATTCACCCCTTCTGAAAACAATGAACTTGCTCAACTTCCACTTAAAAGCGGAAATGCAAATCAGCAATGGACAATCAAAGAAATAAAAGGAAAATTCAAGATTCCGGTAAGAATAGGGAAAGAGAATTGGGAAAATGAAACAATATTTGGCATTAATAAATTGCCACCACATTCTCCATATATTCCATTTCCTTCGATTGCATCTTTAGAGAAAGATTCCACATTTAGAATGCCTTGGAAAAATACCCAGTCTGCTTACTATCAATCCTTGAATGGTCTATGGAAGTTTAACTGGGTGAGAAAGCCATCATTGCGGCCAGTTGATTTTTATAAGACGAATTATGACGTATCTAACTGGAAAGAAATCCCCGTTCCTTCTAATTGGGAAATGGAAGGCTATGGCACGCCTATTTATACGAATTTTACTCATCCCTTTAAGAATGATCCTCCTTTTATTGAGCCGCAGGAGGGTTATACCAATGAATATGAAACAAATCCTGTAGGGTCGTATAAAAGACATTTTAAGATTCCTGAAAATTGGAATGGCAAAGAAATCTTTTTGCATTTTGATGGGGCTTACAGCGCCATATATGTTTGGGTAAATGGCCGCCAGGTTGGGTATAGTCAAGGTGCAAATAATGGAGCGGAATTTGATATTACAAAATATGTAAAAAAAGGGGATAACGATATTTCTGTTGCTGATTATCGTTGGTGCGATGGCAGTTATATAGAAGACCAGGATATGTTCCGATTAAGCGGCATTCACCGGAACGTGTATCTTTTTGCAACACCTAAATTGCATGTGCGCGATTTCTTCATGCATACAGACTTTGAAGGGGAAGATTATAGCCACTCTATTTTGCGTATAGATGCATCTGTAAAGAATGACGATAAAAACAATACGGCTTCGACACTCGAAATTTATATCAAGAATCCTTCCGGAGAGAATGTATTAAAAATGCAACAAGCTGTTCAAGGCATTCGTAGAGGCGAAGAGCAGCAATATACTCTTAAAGGAGTTTTGTCGCATCCAGCACTTTGGACTGCCGAAACGCCCAATCTATATACAGCTGAATTTATTTTGAAAGATAAGAAAGGAAATATAATGGAAGCATTGTCGTCCACCTTTGGTGCTCGAAAAATCGAGTTTAAAAACAGGCGTCTATACATTAACGGGAAACGTGTTTTTCTAAAAGGTGTTAACAGACATGATATAGATCCGAAATATGGGAAAGCGGTGCCGGTAAGCTCTATGCTCAAAGATGTGCTTTTGATGAAGCAACACAATATTAATACGATTCGCACTAGTCATTATCCTAATGACCCCAGAATGTATGCTATGTATGATTATTTTGGGTTGTATGTAGTTGCCGAAGCAGATTTAGAAGACCATGGAAATCAATCAATCAGCTTTGACAAAAACTGGGAAGCTGCTTTTGTAGATAGAAATGTCAGGAATGTAGAAGAACACAAAAATCATCCTTCTGTTATCTTTTGGTCCATGGGCAATGAAAGCGGTTCGGGAACTAATTTTAAAGCGGTTTATAAAGCAATAAAAGCGATAGATAATAGCCGTTTTATTCATTATGAACCTTATAATGAGTTAGCCGATATGGATTCAAAAATGTATCCCTCTGTCAAGGATATGATTGCAGAGGATCAAAATGGTAATGACAAGCCATTCTTTCTTTGCGAGTATGCACATGCGATGGGCAACGCCATTGGGAACTTGGATGAATATTGGGATTATATAGAAAATAAATCTCAACGAATGATTGGTGGATGCATTTGGGATTGGGTAGATCAGGGAATTAACAAACAGGGAATGCCGGCTGACTATTATTATTATGGCGGAGATTTTGGGGACAAACCCACTGATTATACTTTTTGCATAAATGGTATTACCACGCCAGACAGAAGAGTGACGGCAAAAATGATGCAGGTAAAGAAAAGCTATCAATATATCAAATTCAAACAATTGACTAGGTATGGGCATAAAATTGAAATTTCCAATAAATATGCTTTTCTAAACCTTGATCAATTCAAGGTACAATGGGTTCTTTTGAAAGACGGAGATGCGATTGATTCAGGTTATGTCAACCCTGGAAATGTAGCTCCAGATGGGATTTTTGAATTGAATGCCCCTTCGGATATTTCTTTAGATCGCAATAGTGAATATTTTTTAAATATCTATTGCCGTTTACAAAAAGAAAATCGATGGGCGAATGCGGGATATATTGTTGCGGAAGAACAATTTGCATTATCACCGAAAGTAACTCCAAGCGATAAAGGATCTGCAACATCTTCTATGCATTTCAAAATGATAAATGAGACAGCAAAAGAACTAAGGGTTAATGGGGAAGGTTTTCATATAAATTTTGATAAGAGAAGTGGATTATTAACTTCCCTTGTTTACGGAAATAAAGAAATGATTTATCAGCATAAAGGGCCAATTTTTAATTGGTACCGAAGTATAGATAATGATCAACGAGATTCCAGTAAAATGAATATTCACATTTCATCTTTTGCACAACATTATAGTAAAGATTCGGGGAGTATTGTGGTTGAAGAAAAGTTAGATGTATTCCTAGAAAAACAAAAGGCGAATTATCCCTATGCAATTACATATACGATTTATCCATCTGGAACTATTGATGTAAATGCAAAATTTGAGACCGGAGACAATTACATGCCACCCCGATTTGGGTTGCGAATGGAATTGGTACCCGGAATGGAAAATGTTTCCTGGTATGGCCGTGGTCCATTTGATAATTATCCAGATAGAAAAACTGCAGCATTGATAGGTATTTATAAAAACACAGTTGACGGTATGGCCTCAGAGCACTATGTACATGCACAAAGTATGGGAGAACGTGAAGATGTCCGCTGGCTGGAGATTACAGATGAACATCATAAGGGGATAAAAATTATTTCTCAGAACCATCTTGGGTTTGAGGCCCTTCATTATACCGATGAACAATTATGGGGGGCGGTTCATGATTTTGCTTTGGGTTCTATTCGTAGACCACAAACTTATTTAACACTGGATTGCAAACAAAGAGGACTTGGGAATGCGAGTTGTGGACCGGGTCCATTGCCAAAATATGAAATACCAAAAAACACAACACTCTCTTATGCGTTTCGAATAGAAGAGGTAAAGCAGTAA
- the rpsN gene encoding 30S ribosomal protein S14 has protein sequence MAKESIKARQRKREAMVEKYAAKRAALKEAGDFAGLDKLPRNASPVRLKNRCQLTGRPRGYIRYFGLSRVIFRDMALDGKIPGVKKASW, from the coding sequence ATGGCAAAAGAATCAATAAAAGCCAGGCAGAGAAAGCGCGAAGCAATGGTGGAAAAATATGCGGCAAAACGTGCAGCTTTAAAAGAAGCGGGCGATTTTGCAGGATTGGATAAACTTCCAAGAAATGCATCACCTGTTCGTTTGAAAAACCGTTGTCAGCTTACAGGTCGCCCAAGAGGTTATATAAGATACTTTGGTTTATCTAGAGTAATCTTTAGAGATATGGCTCTTGATGGCAAGATACCAGGCGTTAAAAAAGCAAGCTGGTAA